The proteins below come from a single Eucalyptus grandis isolate ANBG69807.140 chromosome 3, ASM1654582v1, whole genome shotgun sequence genomic window:
- the LOC104437431 gene encoding protein DETOXIFICATION 16 isoform X2 — protein sequence MASALDTFCGQSYGAKQYHMLGIHKQRAMIVLLLASIPLAIIWANTGQILLFFKQDPQISAEAGSYARFMIPSIFAYALLQCHVRFLQTQNNVVPMMVSSGITTFLHIFICWFLVFKSGLGNKGAAMANAISYWINVLLLAIYVRISPSCKRTWTGFSKEAFHGIPEFLKLAIPSAVMICFEIWSFEMMVLLSGLLPNPKLETSVLSISLNTCSLVFMIPLGLSGSISTRVSNELGAGRPRPARLAIYVSLMMVAMEGLLAGTLMIFCRRAWGYLYSTEEEIVNYVGDMLVLIATSHLIDGIQSVLSGIARGCGWQKIGAVINLGAYYLLGIPVAVFLAFVCHFGGKGLWTGIIVALFAQALLLAILTGCTDWEKEAKKATDRVHSTVRPAAGSLS from the exons ATGGCAAGTGCATTGGATACATTTTGTGGTCAGTCTTATGGAGCTAAGCAATACCACATGCTTGGTATCCACAAGCAGAGGGCCATGATAGTTCTCCTATTGGCTAGCATTCCACTGGCTATCATTTGGGCCAACACTGGCCAAATCCTTCTATTCTTCAAGCAAGATCCTCAGATATCAGCGGAGGCAGGATCCTATGCTCGTTTCATGATTCCTAGCATTTTTGCGTATGCGCTCCTGCAGTGCCATGTCAGGTTTCTGCAGACGCAGAATAATGTTGTTCCAATGATGGTCAGTTCAGGAATCACCACATTCCTGCATATTTTCATATGTTGGTTTCTGGTGTTCAAGTCAGGACTCGGAAACAAAGGCGCTGCTATGGCAAATGCTATCTCGTACTGGATAAACGTGCTGTTACTGGCAATATATGTTAGAATTTCACCATCTTGCAAAAGAACTTGGACTGGTTTCTCCAAGGAGGCCTTTCATGGGATTCCTGAATTTCTGAAATTAGCAATTCCTTCTGCTGTCATGATCTG CTTCGAGATTTGGTCCTTTGAAATGATGGTCTTATTATCAGGACTTCTTCCCAACCCAAAACTCGAAACATCAGTCCTCTCAATCAG CCTGAATACCTGCTCCTTGGTTTTCATGATACCTCTAGGACTCAGTGGTTCAATAAG CACGAGAGTTTCAAATGAATTGGGTGCTGGAAGACCACGACCAGCTCGTTTGGCAATTTATGTTTCCTTAATGATGGTTGCCATGGAAGGCTTGCTTGCTGGTACTCTCATGATCTTCTGTCGAAGGGCCTGGGGCTACCTCTATAGTacagaagaagaaatagtgaACTATGTGGGAGATATGTTGGTACTAATCGCAACTTCCCATCTTATCGATGGAATTCAGTCCGTGCTTTCAG gCATTGCAAGAGGATGTGGATGGCAAAAGATTGGAGCTGTCATCAATTTGGGTGCCTACTATTTGCTGGGTATTCCAGTGGCCGTATTCCTAGCTTTTGTCTGTCACTTTGGTGGAAAG GGCCTCTGGACGGGGATTATAGTTGCACTCTTTGCGCAAGCATTGTTACTTGCGATCCTAACAGGATGTACCGACTGGGAGAAAGAG GCAAAGAAAGCCACTGACAGAGTCCATAGCACCGTGAGGCCTGCCGCTGGATCTTTGTCATAA
- the LOC104437431 gene encoding protein DETOXIFICATION 16 isoform X1, with amino-acid sequence MDVEEQKQHLESLLLAVPQEKATSTLGNGFEKDEIFSEMKQQLLLAGPLVSVNLMIYCLQVISVMFVGHLGELALSGASMATSFASVTGFSMLIGMASALDTFCGQSYGAKQYHMLGIHKQRAMIVLLLASIPLAIIWANTGQILLFFKQDPQISAEAGSYARFMIPSIFAYALLQCHVRFLQTQNNVVPMMVSSGITTFLHIFICWFLVFKSGLGNKGAAMANAISYWINVLLLAIYVRISPSCKRTWTGFSKEAFHGIPEFLKLAIPSAVMICFEIWSFEMMVLLSGLLPNPKLETSVLSISLNTCSLVFMIPLGLSGSISTRVSNELGAGRPRPARLAIYVSLMMVAMEGLLAGTLMIFCRRAWGYLYSTEEEIVNYVGDMLVLIATSHLIDGIQSVLSGIARGCGWQKIGAVINLGAYYLLGIPVAVFLAFVCHFGGKGLWTGIIVALFAQALLLAILTGCTDWEKEAKKATDRVHSTVRPAAGSLS; translated from the exons ATGGATGTGGAAGAACAGAAACAGCATTTGGAGTCACTCCTGTTAGCGGTTCCCCAGGAGAAGGCGACATCCACATTGGGGAATGGATTCGAGAAAGACGAGATTTTCTCGGAAATGAAGCAGCAACTGTTATTGGCTGGCCCATTGGTATCGGTGAATCTGATGATATATTGTTTGCAGGTGATCTCGGTGATGTTCGTGGGTCATCTTGGAGAGCTAGCACTTTCCGGGGCTTCCATGGCCACGTCATTCGCTTCGGTGACTGGCTTTAGCATGTTG ATAGGAATGGCAAGTGCATTGGATACATTTTGTGGTCAGTCTTATGGAGCTAAGCAATACCACATGCTTGGTATCCACAAGCAGAGGGCCATGATAGTTCTCCTATTGGCTAGCATTCCACTGGCTATCATTTGGGCCAACACTGGCCAAATCCTTCTATTCTTCAAGCAAGATCCTCAGATATCAGCGGAGGCAGGATCCTATGCTCGTTTCATGATTCCTAGCATTTTTGCGTATGCGCTCCTGCAGTGCCATGTCAGGTTTCTGCAGACGCAGAATAATGTTGTTCCAATGATGGTCAGTTCAGGAATCACCACATTCCTGCATATTTTCATATGTTGGTTTCTGGTGTTCAAGTCAGGACTCGGAAACAAAGGCGCTGCTATGGCAAATGCTATCTCGTACTGGATAAACGTGCTGTTACTGGCAATATATGTTAGAATTTCACCATCTTGCAAAAGAACTTGGACTGGTTTCTCCAAGGAGGCCTTTCATGGGATTCCTGAATTTCTGAAATTAGCAATTCCTTCTGCTGTCATGATCTG CTTCGAGATTTGGTCCTTTGAAATGATGGTCTTATTATCAGGACTTCTTCCCAACCCAAAACTCGAAACATCAGTCCTCTCAATCAG CCTGAATACCTGCTCCTTGGTTTTCATGATACCTCTAGGACTCAGTGGTTCAATAAG CACGAGAGTTTCAAATGAATTGGGTGCTGGAAGACCACGACCAGCTCGTTTGGCAATTTATGTTTCCTTAATGATGGTTGCCATGGAAGGCTTGCTTGCTGGTACTCTCATGATCTTCTGTCGAAGGGCCTGGGGCTACCTCTATAGTacagaagaagaaatagtgaACTATGTGGGAGATATGTTGGTACTAATCGCAACTTCCCATCTTATCGATGGAATTCAGTCCGTGCTTTCAG gCATTGCAAGAGGATGTGGATGGCAAAAGATTGGAGCTGTCATCAATTTGGGTGCCTACTATTTGCTGGGTATTCCAGTGGCCGTATTCCTAGCTTTTGTCTGTCACTTTGGTGGAAAG GGCCTCTGGACGGGGATTATAGTTGCACTCTTTGCGCAAGCATTGTTACTTGCGATCCTAACAGGATGTACCGACTGGGAGAAAGAG GCAAAGAAAGCCACTGACAGAGTCCATAGCACCGTGAGGCCTGCCGCTGGATCTTTGTCATAA